TTTCAAAAGTAGAAACAAAAACAGGGACAAAACTCTGCAGAATCCCTTAGCAGGTCGTTCATGTCCTCAGGAACCAGAGTCCCATGTCTGTGTTTCTCATGAGGCAAAGACACCGAGTATCTGCGTGGAGAAGAGAGGGAACATTTTTAATAATTCGGAAGAGAGAAGTAATTTTAGAAAGAACTCATGATATGTAACAAGTTATTTCTAACTGAAGTAAAACTTAGTAACATTAAGACTGGAATATAAGAAGGGGGAAATTTCACTGATTTTATAGCATAACTGTaagtatttaaaatacttttatcatttaaaaaatgaatataaaagcagcattttaatgaaataaaattgtttgcattgatttcaatggatctcATTCCCAGGAACAATGTGTATTGGACTGCAGCTGGGTTAGGGTATGTGGCGTAGAGGTAGACAGTGAAGAGAACAGGAAGATCAACTGTGTTTTGGTGGGATAATAATTAGCAAAATAATCCAAGCCAACATctagatttttaatttaattttttttaaaaaaagagtctttCTGATCGTTCTTGCTCAAAAGGAGCTGTTATTCTCCTGAGGCAGAACAATGTTATATTTTCAAAGCAACATTTCAAGTGCAGTATTTAAAGTGAAATAATTATATACATTGTTTTAATGCATTATTTCTGGGGGAAGCCAGTCTTGTTACACAAGATAAGATTAATGAaagcttaatttaaaaaaaccatagcaATATGTCTAGACCTGCCCACCCAGGAACAGTATGTAAaagtaatttatatattttttcattagAAATACTACACTTAAAATGTTGCTGTTATgtatttatgtgtatgtgtgtcacATGTGTCTGCATCTATATTTTTCTATCCCTTTTTAGATCTCTGTATGTGCACAATCTATATTTTATACAGTTTTTGTGTGTAATATTTACACACATAAGTTTATGCCAGAGGCCAGGGACTTTAGATGCTTTTTAACCCTAAAAGGTAAGTATTTGAAGAAGAACTAGATATAGCAGGATCACATGAGGGCATTGAAAACAGTGAAACTTCTCTATTATTGATATGAGCTTCAGTAACAGTAAATTTCAAAGTTGGTTATCAGTTTCTTTTAGAATAAATGAACAGGTAAAAGACCAAAGTGTTGAATAGAGGTGCCAACCAGCAGTATTTTGGTACAGATGGTGAGGACTCATGTATACTTTGTATATTTATCTACCATTAAGCTTTATTTAACAGGGAAAGTTGGAAGTTATCAATCAGCGTTGTTTCCAATGCGTTACAGTCGCCATGCTTTAATTCTGCCTCTCACACATCTACATGGCCAGAGCAGAACTACTTTAACTTGCAAACAAATTAATCCTGCAAAACTCAACTTCCtgagtgtgacttcacagtggatccattCAGATTCTTCTTGTTGTGTAGTTGTAGCCATATTTTACATCTGGGGACCAGAATCCAAAAGAATAATGAGATATAAATATCTGGATCATAGATGTGCTGATTTCTTGTGGTTGTAAATGAAGAGCATATTCAGCTGATATGATTTCTTatttttcataataacagatAAAGAGATTCCTCACTGAACACACCGTCGACTGTGAATACATGGAGAACACAAACAATGTGTCAGAATTCATCTTTTTAGGACTCACCCAGGACCAGGACTTACAAAGAGTCTGCTTTGGGATCTTTTTGGTCTTCTACATTGCCATCCTGTTCGGGAATCTCCTCATCATTGTCACCATCAAGAGCAGCCCCCGACTGACCTCTCCCATGTACTTCTTTCTAAGTTATCTCTCCTTTGTAGACATGTGCTACTCCTCTGTCATTGTTCCAAAAGTCTTAGCAGACTTCCTTGTCAAGAAGAAAGTCATATCTTACGTGGGCTGTATGACACAGCTCTTTACTGCCCACTTCTTTGGATGCACTGAAATTTTCCTTCTCACAGCAATGGCATATGATCGGTATATTGCGATCTGTAAACCCCTCCATTATACAACCATTATCAGCAAGAGTGTATGTAGTTGGATGGTTGGCGTGTCATGGCTTGGAGGCTTCGTACATTCCATTGTTCAGACCCTCCTGACTGTGCATCTTCCCTTCTGTGGTCCCAATGAGATAGACCACTATTTCTGTGACGTCCACCCTTTACTGAAACTGGCCTGCACTGATACCTATACTGTTGGGCTCCTTGTGATGGCCAATGGTGGCATGATTTGTCTGAGTTGCTTTCTGGTGTTGACTGTGTCTTACATTGTGATCTTAGTCACACTGAGGACTCGTTCATCCGAGGGACGCCTGAAAGCTCTCTCCACCTGTGCCTCCCACATTATGGCAGTGATCCTGTTTTTTGGGCCATGCATCTTCATCTACTTGAGACCTTCCACCACCTTCTCAGAAGACAAGAGTGTGTCTGTGTTCTACACCATTATCACTCCCATGCTCAACCCTTTAATTTATACCCTGAGGAATGAAGAGGTGAAGAATGCCATGAAAAAGTTATGGAGCAGAAAAAGATTTTGGGGTGAAAAATCGGACATTAATCGGACATGTCCAATTAATATATTTTGAGCTATTCCTGCATTACACTAGCAGTGTGGGTAGCATTTGTCAGCTAGAGATTAGAATCAGCACCACATCATTCTGTAAGTAAAACTTTAACCCTTCTGTCCCCAGGAACTATGCTCAGAGAAATTACTCCTTCATCCCCAAAAGAAAGCTCTAATTCTACCAATCATTTTTCTTAAGGTTATTGCTGGAAATTGAAATCTGCTGTCTCCTCCCTGCATGCAGTGGAGCCAATGACAATCTTCCCCACAATGACTGCTCTTATTGCTGACCATGCTGCCAATGGGTAGTTAGTCTGAAAAAGAGGGAATCTGTTCCGCATTATTTTATTACAGGAATGATTGATCTTTTATAGTTACATAgtactgttattgttattgatTCCAGGCCATTGATTTGTTGAAGGGATGTAACCTAAAAATGTAGCTCTTCTAAGTGTTTCAAAATTCCAACAGGAACACGAAATATTTACATCTTTTGCTTATGCAATATAATGAATGTTTATGTAAGCCATCTTGTGCCTTTTGAAACTTTGTGTTTGAAAAGCTGAAAGGGTCTTAGTGGAATTTGTtgtgaaccacttctgtgtattacCTATTTAGAAAACCCTAGTAatggttgtttattattattattattattattattattattattattattattattattattattattattattattattattattattattagtattagtattagtattagtattagtattagtattagtattagtattagtattagtattactactactactactactactactactactactactactactactactactactactactgcatctggcacagtcaatcaaaattataaacacattgactggtattatataagagaCACAAGTTTAACCAaaacctatctgttaaatatcagctcCATGTGTATATTGTTCCTAgcattgccgttttttgtagctctgatggtgttattgctGAGATTTGCGACTGCTTCTAATACTCTGCAAATGAATTtctgtatgaaatttcttgatattgttcccaaagccccaatgacaatgaggaccactgaagtgtgttttatgTGATATGCGATGAGAATTGACTGGTATTTGAACACTGCACATGGCTAGTAGGTATTTCAGATTTACATTAGAGAAACATAAACTAATGGGTAAGATATGCATCTGCCAAGGTGATTCCATTGCACTCTGTCCCACATGTCTTACATGATTTAAGATATGACTAGAGatgaggatgaatataaaaacagcatGGTGGTCATGGAGTGGCAGGGGGGGAGAGTCAGTGGGAGCAGAGGGTTGTTGGCAGTGGTAgcgggttttttttaataaccccccatGAATCGATGAATAATTTTGTTATTCATCTCCTCATGGAGGCTACTTTGTGCTTCGTGAATcctcaacttttgacaactcacgaagcgggacgactcaccaaaatctCTAGATGTGACTTTGCAGTTGCCTCAGTAAAGCAACTAATCTGGGGTATTTCATTCCAATATCTTTCTGCTTCTGCagatctttctgtttctcttgtaTTCTGGGAACCTCTTCTAAATTTCTGTTTTAGAGAGCACTTAACTTGAGTAACTGATATCTGGTGCAACACTGGGTGGCCTTCACTTGAGATTTGGTGCTCTGCCTTCCCAGGTGGCAAGCAGCTGAGGCACTGGTGTTTCTCCAGCTGTGAGAGTTTGCCTTGGTAGCAAGCAGGAGAATGAATGGATGGAgcatcttcttttctcttccagtCCATTTCCTGACTTTTGTGAGGGAATCGTCATTCCATTGATGGCCACTTTAGCAGGCTGGTTTGGCTCCTTCTATTTCAAATTTCATTTGTTATCCACCCAGAATAGTTCCTTGCaataattagattagattaggcatccttcagtctcgagagactatggtaatgtgctctgtatggaattcttggaacagcttctagtgtgactgagaaggccaattcgagagtgaatcccttccacgctgaagacaaatacagtctgtcccctgtccagttccctgattttgctggttttgggactgcctctttgcctcagcctgctggacaagtgtctcttcaaaatgcgagagTCCATGAGAGCTGATACTGGTAGGAGGTTTCTAGGGGTGCTGCATTGGTATTAATGTTCCCGTCCTGTATTACAGTTCTTGTGAATATGCATGATTTTATGTCTTTTATTTAGTCTGTTAATTGTAACATTTTATCTGGTTGGTTAAttgtaaggtaaggtaaaggttccccttgacaatttttgtccagtcgtgctcgactctagggggtggtgctcatccccgtttccaagccatagagccagctttttgtctgaagacaatcttccatggtcatatggccagtgcgacttagacacgtaacgctgttaccttcccaccgaggtggtccctatttatctacttgcatttgcatgctttcgaaccgctaggttggcgggagctgggtcaagtgatgggcactcactccgtcgcgtggatttgatcttatgactgctggtcttctgaccctgcagcacaggcttctgcggtttagcccgcagcgccaccatgtcccttctggTTAATTGTAAATAAAGActttaaaagacacctgtttctgaTGAAATGTGGACTGAAGCTGCAGGAGGAAAAAGTAACTGTAACTCTTGGTTGACGTGGCCTCTCTACTTTCATGGCACCTTTTCCCACCtgcaagaaaggagagagaacatCTGACCACATCTAGGTGAGTAGGATTGCTGAGATGATTTTGTGGCTGGCAGGGCCACATTGTCCTCTCCAATGTTCTTCTGAAGGTGTCCCTAGAAGAGGTTTGTCTTGTATCACTGGCCTGATTCATTCATAGAGTCTCCCAGTGCCTTCATCTTCCAGTTTTCTTATTTTCCAAGGATTTTCCACCAGATCTTCTCTCATGTATTTCTCAGTGGTGAAATACTTGTTAAGGAGAAAAGTGATCCAGAATAGTTGTACTATGACTTCTGACTGCTAGAGTGAAGACAAGGGGACAAGGAAAAGCCAGAATggggacttcttaataaaaaatgaTACTCCAAACAGTGGGAGGCAATGGAAAAACATCCGAACTATATTCTAGACCCCGAACCTAATACATTTTTGCTCTTTCATTAAATCTTTCTTGCCCTCAATCCCACTGGAATGGAGCACTATGACCTGTAACAGCAATCAAATTCACAATACGCATGTGAGTAGATGAGACAGGTGCGTCAAGCCATAAACCATTCTcaggaacaacattccagtaccTGTTCCAGACAGAAAACTGAACAACACTATTCCTGTCCGTTTTTTGAAGTATCAATTTTCTGCCCTGAACAGGCACTGGAATGTTGTTCCTGAGACTGATTTATGGCTTGCTGCATCTGTCTTAATTTGGTTTTATTATTCTACTCAGACGCTCCTGTTCTGGTTCCATGTGGTCCATTCTGGTGGATTTTCTGGCTTTTACCTAGTTCtgaagacaagaaaagaaaatgtaaaaaaaaaattggcatagTTTAAGGAAAAAGGGCATCATTTCCTCATTTTAGTCAGTATAAGCCAGACAGGATACCCCGTGTGGTATTGTTGGTAAAGAGATGGACAAGGACTAAGAAAGCCTGAATTTCCATTAACCAGCCATGGAAAAGCTGCAGACTTTTGAATTTGGGGTAAAATTCTATTTTGCTACACAATATAGAGAGGTGAAAAACCCAGATGGATTGGGGTAAGGGGAAATTTCTGGACTGATTTGCACTGACATTTATGCCATGCAGGCAATGGAAAATGATGCATATTGGACCATCTTAATTCCAGAACATTTCCCACATTGTTTGTCAATGTAATTGTGCTCTCAGATAGTACAATGTAAAATGGTTTAATCCCAGTGTAGGCAACCCTAATCCTTTAACAGATTTCAAAAGCCATCTCAGTTTTGCCAGACTGCTCCTATTAATCTTGCAGTACAATGAAATTACATTTACTTTATTCATATCCAACTTAGCTGAATGGTTGGTGCTAAAGAAACTAGAAAGAAAGATCAGGGTTTCTTATCCTCAGACAATATTCAAATACCATGTAGCTTGGAATAAACCTCACTggacaaagaagagaaagagatttcaTTGCAGTGTAAATAGGCATGAAAACCACTTCAACATTGTCTTCAGATGACATTCCTAGCTATGAAATGCCTTGGCTGAGTGAATAAACTCAGGCGTACAAATTGTAAGAATAGAACCTAAACAAAAGTAACTCAGCAAGAACTCATTTTCCTGATTCAGTTGTCGCCATTAATCATGTCTGTATAAATATTTATCTCCTGTTAGCTTACATTGAAGTTACAATCTTACATCTTAGATTTATTTAGATTAGACTGATCATCTCCCCAATCTATATAaggccactgggagaggtcatcaggagatttgaaGCATGGTGCCATCAATAGAGGGATGGTATGCAGTTATCTCCCCTAAACTTGGTGGAGTCACCCTTCTGCTTAAAGATCAGGTGCACACTCTGGGCATGATTTTAGACCCAGCACTGACCATGGAAAAATAGCTCTTCACTGTGGCACTTCCTCATTTTTCTACCTTCAGTGAATTGCCCAGGGACTATCTGGATACCAAGGCTCTAACAAAATTGGTTTTTGCATTGGCAGTTTCAAATAATGactaatgcactctacatggggctccccTTGAGACTGATAGGGAAGTTCCAAGATGTCCAGACTGTAGTGGACAGACTGATTCTTTGGGTAGGGGAATTCAATCATATGACTCTAACTATGGTACACCTGTTCTGGTTACTGGTTTGCTCCTGTGCCATGTTCAAGGTcttggttctaacttataaagcccctAGTGGTTTATGACCTTACTACTTGTCTGAACACCGTCTGCCAGGTTCGACTGCCTGTCTGACTTGGTCGTCACCGACCTCATGCCTGTGGTTCTTAACACCACAAGAGGCCTTGAAAACATCAACTCCAAACCTTACCTTCTCAGCTCTGGCACCCTCCCTCCTTTcatgcctttaaaaatatattaaaatacagcttTTTTGAGAAGCTTTTGTGGAGATTCTCACTTATTAACTGGAATGGAAGCGGAAGAAGGAGGGATACATGTTATACTGAGTGATATCTATTCTGCTTTCAGTCttatgtcaaagtccagggtccaatacacagtgtagttcaggatcagagtccagagtccaatactaGCATAGTCCAGGGCCAAAGTCCACAGTCCACAGTCCACagtccaataccagcgcagtccagggtcaaagtccagggttcagagacaggaacacgatgcaagaaacgtggatgcaagctAAGGCTTTGACTCCTTgtttccacgaagtttctggcttcactggaagcttgttttataatgaaacagctccttgagctgctggaaagctttctattctgctaatactcaggactagatgaacgtaggtctctgtggaaagcctttgagcgatcctctgatcttcttgtcctaagtctttcccgaagcctgccccgaagcctgtctgctgtggagggagaatctggaggcggttcaggtgtttctgatctctccacattctcctcagccacagttaacccttctgggtccaggacttcggaagc
The Pogona vitticeps strain Pit_001003342236 chromosome 1, PviZW2.1, whole genome shotgun sequence genome window above contains:
- the LOC144586008 gene encoding olfactory receptor 4S2-like; this translates as MENTNNVSEFIFLGLTQDQDLQRVCFGIFLVFYIAILFGNLLIIVTIKSSPRLTSPMYFFLSYLSFVDMCYSSVIVPKVLADFLVKKKVISYVGCMTQLFTAHFFGCTEIFLLTAMAYDRYIAICKPLHYTTIISKSVCSWMVGVSWLGGFVHSIVQTLLTVHLPFCGPNEIDHYFCDVHPLLKLACTDTYTVGLLVMANGGMICLSCFLVLTVSYIVILVTLRTRSSEGRLKALSTCASHIMAVILFFGPCIFIYLRPSTTFSEDKSVSVFYTIITPMLNPLIYTLRNEEVKNAMKKLWSRKRFWGEKSDINRTCPINIF